A window of the Vanessa cardui chromosome 12, ilVanCard2.1, whole genome shotgun sequence genome harbors these coding sequences:
- the LOC124534301 gene encoding dual oxidase maturation factor 2, whose product MKGWFDAFREEGGPTLYAYHNRTAVAADVPALALLVAALTLYLAFLAVFPGIRKERFSTFTIVTLSLFVGTVILVCKHGSSWHIAGSRVSRAAYRAFSAERLDCWLAVHVGLGHVNVTLTALSWGNVSRGDPGVDYNEQFRWEESGAIQEWYRAGLLRGLPYPVLSVAEHFAAEHEGFDWGAKYRAAGYTTTTLLWTALALWLLMNLLLVVVPRYGAYAMASLGVTLCAAAGGYWASLPNVPLVVRIDGAMLFFSLGWCFWLVLIAGGICIVVGLLIAALDLVWPHRFSTVLEVDYDTPYDRHVLIVDSRQRARPQTQSSLPSRILRRLSSKTRDPERQVSMSIVNESGGRDNPAYQHEQRKPNSPWRYPLFRRQIDRVDSASSLGSSINGNGSSIKMSPLGSSPPSNSISMSPQRYRPQIPAKERVKDMW is encoded by the exons ATGAAGGGGTGGTTTGACGCTTTCCGCGAGGAAGGCGGGCCGACCCTGTACGCTTATCACAACCGCACAGCCGTCGCAGCCGACGTACCGGCGCTAGCGCTGCTCGTCGCCGCACTCACGCTTTACCTCGCATTTCTAGCGGTCTTTCCCGGAATCAGGAAGGAG AGATTTTCGACATTCACAATCGTCACCCTTAGTTTATTTGTGGGAACGGTCATTTTAG TATGTAAGCACGGATCGTCGTGGCATATAGCAGGATCGAGAGTGTCCCGCGCCGCATACCGAGCCTTCTCCGCCGAGCGATTAGACTGCTGGCTCGCCGTACACGTCGGCTTGGGTCATGTCAATGTCACGCTCACTG CATTATCGTGGGGCAACGTATCCAGAGGTGATCCTGGCGTTGACTATAATGAGCAGTTTCGATGGGAAGAATCTGGAGCCATACAAGAATGGTACCGCGCTGGACTTTTACGAGGTCTACCATATCCCGTATTGTCTGTCGCAGAACACTTCGCAGCGGAGCACGAAGGCTTTGACTGGGGTGCTAAGTATCGAGCAGCTGGATACACCACAACAACGTTGCTATG GACGGCGCTGGCACTATGGCTGTTGATGAACCTTTTATTGGTCGTGGTTCCACGCTACGGAGCATATGCTATGGCCTCACTTGGTGTTACGCTGTGTGCAGCCGCGGGAGGCTACTGGGCTTCATTACCAAATGTACCCCTAGTAGTAAGAATTGATGGAGCCATGCTGTTTTTTTCCTTGGGCTGGTGTTTCTGGCTAGTCTTAATAGCAG gTGGCATTTGTATAGTAGTGGGGCTTTTAATAGCGGCTTTGGACCTCGTGTGGCCACATCGCTTCTCCACTGTTTTGGAAGTCGACTACGACACGCCATATGACAGACACGTGCTTATTGTAGACAGTCGACAGCGAGCACGGCCGCAGACCCAGAGTTCATTGCCTTCAAGAATACTTAG AAGACTGTCGTCAAAAACTCGCGATCCAGAGCGGCAGGTATCGATGTCCATAGTAAATGAAAGTGGAGGTCGAGATAATCCGGCCTATCAACATGAACAACGAAAACCAAATTCGCCGTGGAGGTACCCGCTGTTTAGACGACAAATAGATCG TGTCGATTCGGCTTCGAGTCTCGGTTCAAGCATAAATGGTAACGGGTCCAGTATCAAAATGTCACCTCTAGGAAGCAGTCCGCCATCAAATTCAATTTCGATGTCACCACAGAg gTATAGACCCCAGATTCCTGCTAAAGAACGCGTAAAAGACATGTGGTGA